The Allochromatium tepidum genome has a window encoding:
- a CDS encoding translocation/assembly module TamB domain-containing protein: MDDTKPSTTPETEPEQVAPASKPRRRRRLVWLAGSVPALILTPAAGLGVLLGTQSGLRWGLELAQRLAPETLSVGRIEGRVLDRLRLSDVTLHLPTLELRIGTLELDWSPRALLSGVLDVGRLAVRDLDVALGPSAEDDEPLTLPAIVLPLGVEVGELSLERLRILRTGADEPLFALESARLTDSRLAGGELDLGRLEARLLDPALSAGLQGRATLTGDYPLALDLTWALDLSPEARLAGQGPVSGDLQRLELTQAMSGPVEAQLAAEVKDVLGALGWEGRIEVARVDLPAFQSDLPPIEAQARLTTTGTLDEAALSGSLAVHAPDRPDLGRLALVLDLLWKEDRLNVRALELTEQVSTADLRLQGELDLSEEPGRFALEGDWKGLRWPLSGDPVAESAEGALKASGSFESFDYRLSGRVAGPSIPNTALEVAGQGTATGTRLESFALDTLDGRLEGAGRLSWAPEPAWDLSLRATGLNPGAHVPDWPGRIDGRLTSQGRIDAEGRPEWTAVIEELSGRLRDYPLAAGGRVRMEGERLQIERLSASSGPSRLNLDGHIEQSLDLGFELDSPDLANLWPEARGRLKATGRVEGTREAPRLKLDLSGERLALAENGATELSGTADLDLAPNGRFTLQFTGRDLAAGGLSWTAFELRGDGRMSDHRLSARLQGRPLGLNLEATGTLAEGGAYNGRLSRLELDSRDWGQWSLQRPLPLKFEGERIAAGPLCLRQAQGAGGCIGFEQTGAGRWSADLDLDRLDFALIKDFLPDTLSAEGSGRVKGRFQADGAVLNGSATAEIPQGSLKLDLGRGKQERLDFSNTRLTLESGTAGLSARLALPIEGLGRIQGDLSLPGWRLDAPARPAQALRGGLRAEIPDLAPLAGLVPDISGLKGGVRTDLSLSGTLDRPGVTGRLDIKGVHFQLPLLALKVEDMNIRANAPSIERFDIRGEAGLGGRQLKLTGQGRTGTNAAMQLHIEGNRLKLADTREYFVRLSPAIDIEVNADGAVVGGEIRIPEARIRPRSLPEGTVSPSSDVVLKTTQPSDPFPVRLDLRLVLGDEVTIDGFGVRGRLSGALRVLQEPGREMLGDGQLQITEGQYRLTGGFGIAAELGAPLNITQGRLIYAKSPIDNPGLLLQAEREGGDTTAGVRVVGTLRNPKMTFFSDSDPGLTQADITKYLMTGIPPSSNDRNDQAGLAVGTYIAPKIYMEYESGLGDTANKVKLRYDLSKHIELQTETGESQGADIFFKFEN; the protein is encoded by the coding sequence ATGGACGACACCAAGCCCTCCACGACACCCGAGACCGAACCGGAACAGGTCGCGCCGGCCTCCAAGCCGCGCCGCCGGCGCCGGCTCGTCTGGTTGGCCGGTTCAGTGCCGGCGCTGATCCTGACGCCGGCGGCCGGACTCGGCGTCCTGCTCGGCACCCAGAGCGGATTGCGCTGGGGTCTGGAACTGGCTCAGCGTCTGGCGCCCGAGACCCTGAGCGTCGGTCGGATCGAGGGGCGTGTGCTCGACCGTCTCCGATTGTCGGACGTGACGCTGCATCTGCCGACACTGGAGCTGCGCATCGGCACGCTCGAACTGGACTGGTCGCCGCGCGCGCTCCTGTCCGGTGTGCTCGACGTCGGGCGTTTGGCGGTGCGCGATCTGGACGTGGCACTGGGGCCGAGCGCCGAGGATGATGAGCCGCTGACCCTGCCGGCGATCGTGCTGCCGCTCGGCGTCGAGGTCGGCGAGCTGAGTCTGGAGCGCTTGCGGATACTGAGGACGGGAGCCGATGAACCGCTGTTCGCCCTGGAATCGGCCCGACTCACCGACAGCCGTCTCGCCGGCGGTGAACTGGATCTGGGACGCCTGGAGGCGCGTCTGCTCGATCCCGCCTTGAGCGCCGGTCTCCAGGGCCGGGCGACCCTGACCGGCGATTATCCGCTCGCGCTCGATCTCACCTGGGCGCTGGATCTATCGCCCGAGGCACGTCTCGCCGGTCAGGGGCCGGTGAGCGGCGATCTGCAACGGCTCGAACTGACTCAGGCTATGAGCGGTCCGGTCGAGGCTCAGCTCGCCGCCGAGGTGAAGGATGTGCTCGGCGCCCTGGGCTGGGAGGGCCGGATCGAGGTCGCGCGGGTCGATCTGCCGGCCTTCCAGTCCGATCTGCCGCCGATCGAGGCCCAGGCGCGGCTCACGACAACGGGCACGCTCGACGAGGCGGCGCTTTCGGGTTCGCTCGCGGTCCATGCGCCGGACCGGCCCGATCTGGGACGGCTCGCCCTGGTGCTCGATCTGCTGTGGAAGGAGGACCGACTGAATGTGCGCGCGCTGGAGCTGACCGAGCAGGTCTCGACGGCCGATCTGCGTCTCCAGGGCGAGCTGGATCTGAGCGAAGAGCCGGGCCGATTCGCGCTGGAGGGCGACTGGAAGGGGCTGCGCTGGCCGTTGAGCGGCGACCCGGTCGCCGAATCGGCCGAGGGCGCATTGAAGGCCTCGGGGAGCTTCGAGTCCTTCGACTATCGGCTGTCCGGGCGGGTCGCCGGTCCCAGTATTCCGAACACCGCCCTCGAGGTGGCCGGGCAGGGCACGGCTACAGGTACCCGGCTCGAATCCTTCGCGCTCGACACGCTCGACGGTCGTCTGGAGGGGGCGGGCCGCCTGAGCTGGGCACCGGAACCGGCCTGGGATCTGAGCCTGCGCGCGACCGGCTTGAATCCGGGCGCCCATGTCCCCGACTGGCCGGGGCGCATCGACGGACGCTTGACCAGCCAGGGCCGGATCGACGCGGAGGGGCGCCCGGAATGGACGGCGGTCATCGAGGAGCTGAGCGGACGTCTGCGCGATTATCCACTGGCGGCCGGCGGTCGTGTGCGCATGGAGGGTGAGCGTCTCCAGATCGAGCGTCTGAGCGCGTCCTCCGGTCCGAGCCGGCTGAACCTGGACGGACACATCGAACAAAGTCTGGATCTCGGCTTCGAGCTGGATTCGCCCGATCTGGCGAATCTGTGGCCCGAGGCGCGCGGGCGTCTGAAGGCCACGGGTCGCGTCGAGGGGACGCGCGAGGCGCCGCGCCTCAAGCTCGACCTCAGCGGCGAGCGTCTGGCCCTGGCCGAGAACGGCGCGACTGAATTGAGTGGAACGGCCGATCTGGATCTGGCGCCCAATGGACGCTTCACACTCCAATTCACGGGACGCGATCTCGCGGCCGGCGGCCTGAGCTGGACGGCGTTCGAGCTGCGCGGCGATGGCCGGATGTCGGACCATCGGCTCTCGGCGCGGCTCCAGGGCCGGCCGCTCGGACTCAACCTGGAGGCCACGGGCACGCTCGCCGAGGGCGGCGCCTACAACGGTCGTCTGTCGAGACTGGAACTTGACAGCCGGGATTGGGGCCAATGGTCGCTCCAGCGTCCGCTGCCGCTGAAGTTCGAGGGCGAACGCATCGCTGCCGGCCCCCTGTGTCTGCGTCAGGCCCAGGGCGCGGGCGGCTGTATCGGCTTCGAGCAGACCGGGGCCGGACGCTGGAGCGCCGATCTGGATCTGGACCGGCTCGACTTCGCCCTGATCAAGGATTTCCTGCCGGATACCCTGAGTGCCGAGGGTTCGGGTCGGGTCAAGGGGCGCTTCCAGGCCGATGGCGCCGTTCTGAACGGCAGTGCCACCGCCGAGATCCCTCAGGGGAGTCTCAAACTCGATCTGGGCCGGGGCAAACAGGAACGCCTGGATTTCTCCAACACCCGTCTGACGCTGGAGTCGGGCACGGCCGGACTCTCGGCACGGCTCGCACTGCCGATCGAGGGACTCGGGCGCATCCAGGGCGATCTGAGCCTGCCCGGCTGGCGGCTGGACGCTCCGGCCCGTCCGGCTCAGGCCCTGCGCGGCGGCCTGCGCGCCGAGATCCCCGATCTGGCGCCGCTGGCCGGTCTGGTGCCCGACATCAGCGGACTCAAGGGTGGGGTTCGGACGGATCTGAGTCTGAGCGGAACCCTCGACCGTCCGGGCGTCACGGGCCGACTGGACATCAAGGGCGTGCATTTCCAGTTGCCGCTGCTCGCGCTCAAGGTCGAGGACATGAACATCCGCGCCAACGCGCCCTCGATCGAGCGCTTCGACATCCGGGGCGAGGCCGGTCTGGGCGGACGCCAGCTGAAGCTGACCGGCCAGGGACGCACGGGCACGAATGCGGCGATGCAGCTCCACATCGAGGGCAACCGGCTCAAGCTCGCCGACACCAGGGAATACTTCGTGCGGCTCTCGCCCGCGATCGACATCGAGGTGAATGCCGACGGGGCCGTGGTCGGCGGCGAGATCCGCATCCCCGAGGCACGCATCCGCCCGCGCTCGTTGCCGGAGGGCACCGTCTCGCCATCGAGCGACGTGGTGCTCAAGACCACGCAGCCCAGCGATCCCTTCCCGGTCAGGCTCGATCTGCGTCTGGTGCTCGGCGACGAGGTCACGATCGACGGCTTCGGTGTGCGCGGGCGGCTCTCCGGCGCCCTGCGTGTGCTGCAGGAACCGGGGCGCGAGATGCTGGGCGACGGTCAGTTGCAGATCACCGAGGGCCAATACCGTCTGACCGGCGGCTTCGGCATCGCCGCCGAACTGGGCGCACCGCTCAACATCACCCAGGGCCGGCTCATCTATGCCAAGAGTCCGATCGACAATCCGGGCCTGCTGCTCCAGGCCGAGCGCGAGGGCGGCGACACCACCGCCGGGGTGCGGGTGGTCGGCACCCTGCGCAATCCCAAGATGACCTTCTTCTCCGACAGCGATCCGGGTCTGACCCAAGCCGACATCACCAAATATCTGATGACCGGCATCCCGCCCTCGTCCAACGACCGTAACGATCAGGCCGGGCTGGCGGTCGGCACCTATATCGCCCCCAAGATCTACATGGAATACGAAAGCGGACTCGGCGACACGGCCAACAAGGTCAAGCTGCGCTACGACCTCTCCAAGCACATCGAACTCCAGACCGAGACCGGCGAGAGTCAAGGTGCCGACATCTTTTTCAAGTTCGAAAACTGA